In Spirosoma pollinicola, the genomic window TTATTCGATCCCGTATTTCTGGTATTGTTTCAGCCATTATTGCCTCCGCAACGACTCAAAGGGCATACGCTGGCCAAAGGCTTGTATGAACCTATTGGCCTTGGATTTGCGGGTTTGCTGATTTTTCTGCTTCACACAACCCTAGCTTCCGGGAGCACGCCCGTCTGGATTCTGCTGCTGGTCGGGGCTGTGTGGCTGTTGCGCCATACCTACAAACGGTATCTGCATGAACTCAATGATGCCATTGGTCGTCGCTTTTTAGAACGTGATCAATTGGCAATGCCTGCGGTTGCTCAGGCGAGCCTGGTGACCCAGCTGCAAAGTACCAGACCCGACGATGTACTGACCGCCATTAGCTGGCTCGACGCACACAACCCGGCCGAATTAGCCCAGCAACTACCCGCATTGCTTACGCATACCAACGTAAATGTTCGCCGACGAACATTAGGTGCCATTGCGCATACCGACCAGAAGGTGCCGGTTCAGCAACTAACCCATATTGCGCTGACAGATGAGGAACCCACTTTACGTCAACAGGCCGCTTATTTGCTGGGTAGGCGTATCAATGCAACAACTGTCGAACTGGCTCCGCTGATTCATCATACCGACATCGCAATTCAACAGGGAGCCATAAAAGGTGTTCTGGAATTGAACCCGCATGATGCAACGGCACAGGCTATTCTGACTCAGTTAGCCAACGATAAAGACCCGGCACGCCAGCAAATAGCCCTAAGCTTAATTGCCACACTGCACCTGAATGACCTGGCACCCCTTGTGAATGAGCGGTTGACAAGTGTGTATCCTGATGTAAAAAAGGCGGCTATTGCCGCTGCCGGTCAGGTTACCAGCGCAGGGCTAACGACGTATCTGCTTCAGAATCTTACGAACAAGGCCCTTGGCCGGGCGGTAACACAGGCGCTTAAAACGCGGGGTGCCGAAACGATTCCTGCGTTAAAGTCGGTGCAGCATGCTACCAAAGACCGGTTGACGCTGGAACGAATAGCCAGCGTTTACGGAGCCATCAATACGCCCGAAAGTCGCCATCTGTTAAATGAACTTGCTCAACAACCCGATCTGGTGGTTCGAAGCGCAGCCTTACGAGCCTTACGTCGTTTCCCGAATGAACCCGATGATGATGCGCTGTTTCGCACCATTTTGCACGAAGAAGTTCTGCTGGCACAGCGGCTTTTGCACGGGAGTCTGACCGATGCTGATTTAACCGATACGCTCGATTACGAACTATCGATGCTGGTGCAACGGCTGTTTGATGTGCTGATGCAGCTTTACGATTCAGAAACCATTGCCGGGGCACGACTGGGCGTAGGGCATCCTGCCCGCGAACGTCGGGCCAATGCGCTCGAAATGCTCGATAACCTGATTCCCAGGGCTACCTATCAAACGCTGCAGGTGTTGGTAGACGACCTGCCCCGGCTCGAAAAAAATCGTATTCTCGACGTTGAACTTGGTTCATTTGATGGTGCTGAGCCTATTCGGACGTTTATCCTGCACAAAGGCGAAACTGTCTTTTCGGCCTGGACGGTTGACGTTGTGCTGCGAAGCCTGCCAGCCGATAACGCGTTGCTGGCGCGACAGGCATTGGAATCTCGTTTTGCTTCTTTATCCCCCTTGCTCATGGCTCATACTACCCATTCAATCGACCAGATTTCAGCTTACGACCGGGTTCTGTTGCTGGCTCAAACCAGCCTGTTCGCGCAAACACCCGAAAACGTACTGGCCAGTATTACGCCCATCATGAAAGAAGAGGCACACCCGGCAGGTGAGTCGATTTTCCATAAAGGCGACCTGGGTACGGGTATGTACGTTATTTACACGGGCGAAATAGCTATTCTTGATGGTGAAACCGAACTGGCCCGTTTTGGTCGGGGCGATTTCTTTGGTGAACTGGCATTACTGGACACCGAAGCCCGCTCGGCAACCGCCGAAGCCATTACAGATGTGCGGCTGCTGCGTATTGACCAGGACGATTTCTACGATCTGATGGAGGAACGAAGTGAGGTACTTCGTAGTATTGTCAAGAGTTTATCGGGGCGTATTCGTCGGCAAAACGAGCTGCTGACCAATCGGTCCAGCCCGCAATAATCGCATTCGCATCTGAATACGTAAATGAGCAATGAAAAATTGATAATGAACCGCGCGGGTGGCCATGTGTAATAATTGACTGATTTTTAGTTTAAAATTCATTATTCATTGTTTATTCTACATTTGCTTATGTTAGTAGCATCAACGCTGGTTAGCGGTTGCAGGACAGTTTTTTGATAAGCCTTGTCAGTTAATAATTTCTTTCGTTGACTTGTCGTATGAACCCATCGTCACCCGAAGGTATTGGAACCGTTTTACTGGCCGCTGGTGCGTTTCAATTCGCCCGTCGTTTTCTGGACACGCCCACCCGCCTGCCCGACTGGGAACCTTACTTCAAGCGAGGCTGGGTCCTTATTGGTTTGCTTATTGGGGCTTCTGCACTCTTCTCCATCACTCTGGCGAATGGCTGGGTTGCACTCGGTCTGAGTCTGCTATTCGTTTACATGCTGTGGCAATTGAAAGCGTTTCAACCGTCGCGAACGGTATTACTGGCCGTAGCTCCTTTTCTGCTTTTGTGGATTTTGGGGAGTTTCCTGGAGTACTATGCGCCCAAATATTACGAGGCAAATGACGATTTTATTGATAATTCGATTGGCTTTTCGACAATCTGGCTGGGCACTTTTTTGCTGATTGCCAGCCGCCAGAAAAAGACACTGGTCAAACAAGAACAGGAGCGTGCACTCGAAGCCGAACAACGGCGTATTATTGAAGCTAAAAAACAGGAACTTGAGTATTTAGTTGCTGAACGAACGGCTGAGATTACCCTGCAAAAAGAAGAGCTGGAACACGCACTGGTTGAATTAAAGACGACCCAAAACCAACTCATCCAGAGCGAAAAAATGGCCTCCCTAGGCGAACTGACCGCGGGCATCGCCCACGAAATCCAAAACCCCCTCAACTTCGTCAATAACTTCGCCGAGGTCAGCATCGAACTCATCGACGAACTGGCCGACGAACAGGCTAAAGCCCACCGCGACCCCGAGCTGGAAGCCGACCTGCTGGTGGACCTCAAGCAGAATCTGCAGAAAATCAACCATCATGGGGGGCGGGCCTCCTCCATCGTCAAAGGCATGCTCCAGCACTCACGGGCCAGCACGGGGCAGCGCGAAGCCACCGATCTGAATGCGTTGTGTGATGAATACCTGCGGCTGGCCTATCATGGCCTGCGGGCTAAAGACAAAACCTTCAATGCCTTGTTCACCGTCGATCTGGATGCTAATCTGGGTCAGGTGAGTGTAGTGCCCCAGGACATCAGCCGGGTGTTGCTGAACCTGTTCACCAATGCGTTTTATGCGGTTCAGCAGCGCCAGAAGCAGGCGGGCAGTGAATCGGGTTACCAGCCCACGGTGAGAGTGAGCACGCGCTGTGCCGGTAGTGAAGTGGTGATCAAGGTGATCGACAACGGGACGGGTATGTCGGAGGAGGTTCAGCAGAAGATTTTCCAGCCCTTTTTCACCACCAAGCCCACGGGGGAGGGGACGGGGTTGGGTCTGTCGCTGGCTTATGAGATCATCACCAAGGGGCATCAGGGCAGCCTGAAGGTAGCCAGTAAAGAAGGAGACTAGCTAGCTAGGGATCAATTCCAAAAGTTGTGGAGAGCGTTGTATTTTTCTAGGTTTGTGTTCTTAATCAAACCTACTTGCTTTGGAGAGTTTCTTACCCATCATCCAGTTCCTGTTGCCTGAGTTTATTCTGGAAAATTTCGAATTGACATCCATTGACCGGCTCCAGGGCGTCTTTCACGTTCATATCGAAGAGAAAAATGCCGATCAGCGGGATCCGGAACGTAAAAACCTACTCTCCAAAGGTTTCTTTCCGACTATCACGGTTCAAGATTTCCCCATTCGTGGGCACCAGGTTTTCCTCCACATCAAGCGCCGTCGGTGGCTTAATACTAAAACCGGAAAAGTCGTATATCGCGACTGGACACAAGTAGCAGAAGGAACGCGGATGACCAGTGAGTTTTCCGCTTTTTTAAAAGAAATCGGTCGATACCAACCCGATTAACTGCCAAACGATTGGCGGATTTTATGGCGTCTGTGGCCGTGGCTTATTGCGCCAATACCGTGATTACCAGAGTGGGTTTGCCAATTGGGATCAACGAACACACGCCAAAGCCTGGCTGCTGTATCCCCAAAACCTGGGTACGCATCTATCAATTGATGAGACCAGCCTATCCCATGGAGAACTCTATACCATCCTGACTAATAAAGCGGCTAAAGGTGGGCCAGGAAGCATTGTGGCTATTGTAGCGGGCACCAAGGCTGATACGGTGATTGGTGTACTGAGGCAACTGCCTAAAAAACAGCGCGATAAGGTAGGTGAGATTACTCTGGACATGGCGGGTAACATGGCGCTGATAGCCAAAAAATGTTTTCCTAAGGCCACTCAGGTCACCGACCGCTTCCATGTCCAACAATTAGCCCTGGCTGCCGTTCAGGATATGCGTATTAAGTACCGGTGGGAAGCCCTGGAAGCAGAAAACGAGGCTACTGAAGCGGCTAAGTTGAGCCAGATCGACTATCAACCGGCGGTCCTTTCCAATGGCGACACGCTGAAACAACTACTGGTGCGTAGTCGCTATGTGCTCTATAAAAAGACGACTGACTGGACCCCAAGTCAGCAAGAGCGGGCCGCCCTGTTATTTGAGCGGTATGCTGACCTGAAGACGGCTTATGAGTTGAGTCAGGCCCTGAGCCACATCTTTGAGAAGACGACCGATAAGCTTTATGGCTTAGCCCGCTTGGCCAAATGGCATGAAAAAGTACGCCAAGCGGGATTCAAAACTTTCAACACCGTGGCCCGTTCTATCCAAAATCATTATGAAACGATTCTCAACTACTTTGACAACCGCAGTACCAACGCTTCAGCCGAGTCGTTCAATGCGAAGATCAAAGCATTTCGAAGTCAATTCCGCGGGGTGCGAAACATCGAATTCTTTCTGTACCGCCTAACTCAGTTATATGCTTAATCCTTGATGCTCCACAACTTTTGGAATTGATCCCGTTTGTGTCGTTAGAACGGATCAAGGTTCAGTTCCAAATGTTGTAGAAAGCATTGAATTTTCTGGGTTTGTGCGTTGAATCAAACCAAGTTATTTTGGAGAGTTTCTTGCCCATCATCCAATTTTTATTAACTGAGTTCATCCTGGAAAATTTTAAATAGACGACGGCTTATGAATTGAGTCAGTCCTGAGCCATACCTTTGAAAACACCACCGACAAACTTTACGGCTTAGGGCGGTTGGCTGCGTGGCATGAAAAAGTGCGACAAGCCGGATTCAAAGCCTTCAACATGGTAGTCTGCTCCATTCAGAACAACGGTGAAACGATTTTTAACCACTTTGACAACCGCAGCACCAATGCCCCGGCCGAGTCATTCAATGCTAAAATCAAGGCCTTTCGTAGTCAATTTCGTGGGGTTCCAAATGTGGATTCCTTCCTTTATCGACTAACTCTATTATATGCTTAATCTAAGTTGGTCCACAACTTTTTGACTTTAATCCTCAAAACTCCCCTCACTCCACAAAACTCCGCTTACTGGTTGCTGTAGCAGTTGGAAAATCAGCAGGTACTGGGATATCAACTTTACCCGTAGCGGCCCACTGAGCGCCCCGTTGTAAACAGGTGATAAACCCAACGCATTCGACGGAGTAATCGACGTGGCCTAAGGGTGTGTGAAAAATCCGCCCTTTGCCATAGTTGATTGTTATTAACATGGGTTCGTTGCGGTCGGTACCTTTGTTGTCTTTCGACGAGAAAGCCGTTGCCAGCACAGTCATGTTATCGGCCGGTCCGCGCAGGCGGTCATACATCTCGTCTTTGGTGTGCATCCAGGTTAGCGGCATGCCTTTGGTGATGGGATGATTAGGTTCCCGAACCGTTATCAAAAACTCGCTCTGCGCCCCGTGCGATCCGGCCTGTCCAGCGGCTGTATCTCGGATAAGTTTTCCGTCTTTATCGTAATACACATAGGGACCGTCTTTTTCGGTACGGTCGCCCCAGCCTCCCAGACCGATCATTTTGTTGTAAGCGGGCCACATCGGAAACGAATTATCGGCTGCATGAACTACGACCAGACCACCGCCGTTTTTCATGAATTTCTCAAAGTCGGCCTGCGTTTCGTCCGACCAGGGCGCGGCATTCCAGCCAAAATTGCAAACCACGAGGTCGTACTTCGAGAAATCAGGGTGAAAGCTGGAGTCGGCCCTGGATTTAGATAGCGCTTTCGTAGCCTGAACACCCGCAATTTTGTACTTCTCGATCAGGTCAGCTCCATTCCATGTATAATACGAGCGTTTGACATCGACCGAGAACTTGCCCGTTTCTTCGAGGTACCGCTTCATCATAAATGTGATTTTCGGCCACTGTTCATGGTTGTTCTGCCCATCCACAATCAGTGTTCGGATGACTTTCCCGTTGCCCTGTTTGGTCAATTGTGCCTCCGCGCTACTCGCCACCAAGGCAAAAACTAGCAGTATAAGAGCGTGTACTGGTTTCATGCGAACTCTTGTCTGGAAATGCCTGGTCATGACAAATTGGTTTGTTAAGCGGGTATATTTTACTCATTCAGATTACAGCGTTTAAACAAATAAATCCATTGAATCTACTTTAAAACCATCTTCTCCCAGGCGATTATATAATTACTCACCACACAGGGAATGCTACAATAGAGCATGCGTAAGTCGTCGGATATTTGCGCTATGAGACCATGACGTTTCAGTAAGTTCATTTTGTCTACCGATAAATAAAATGAGATCAAATTATTGACAGTCAAGTATTTACTTTATTAAAACTAAACTCCTCTCAGCCATGCCTGCTACCTTGACGCTCGATGATTACCAACTGGCTGCAAAGAGCCTGAATACCGAATTAGCCGTTATCAAAGCGGTAACCGAAGTTGAATCTGGTGGACGTGGATTCCTGACAGATGGCCGGGTTGTGATCCGCTTTGAACCACATTTGTTTCACCGCTATACACAGGGAAAGTTCGACGCAACTCATCCACAATTGAGTTTTTTGAAACTCAAAACGGGTTATCCAAAAAATGTATCCCAAAGCTGGGAGCTATATGATGAGGCAAAAGTCCTGAATTTACAGGCAGCCCGAATGGCCTCTTCATTTGGTTTGTTTCAAATTCTGGGTTCCAATTGGCCTGATTGCGGCTGTAAATCATTACCCGAATTTGTGTCCCGCATGTCCAAATCCGAAGCCGAACAGCTTAATCTGTTTTGCAGCTTCATTAAGAATCAGGGTCTGAATGATGAATTACGCGATCATCAATGGGCGCGATTTGCCCGAATTTATAATGGCAAAGACTTTAAACTGATGCATTACGATACGAAGCTTAACAACGCTTATAAAAAATTCAGCGTATAGAGGTTGTCTGTTCTATCATCAACCGTTGAAGCTGTTTTCCAGGGTCGCAGCCAGTCAGTCCCATACGAATACATCACCTTTAACAACCCTATGGTATGGTGGAAGTTGATTCGCAACCCGTCAGCCAGCCTCCCGACGTGCATTGTACTCTTGTTTTGTCCAGACTTTAACCGTGAAATCGGGGCATTCCACCAGCTTTAAAGGCCATTCCGCTTGGTTAATTTTATCTTTTACCAGCAATTATCGACATTTAAGGTAGACTATATAAATAGGACGCTAGAATGGTATACAGTCGGGAAGTATACTTTGACGGAGCTCCACCTTCTATCCCTCTCATCATAGAAGTGGTTCAACAAAGGACAGGAATTCAGGCAACCTACTTAACCAACAAGTGGCTGGTCACGAACCCCGTTGATCCAAACGATGTATTTAGCCTCTATCAGGAGGGAGAAAGCAGCCTCTTACTTTTAAACGAAGGCACCGAAACGGCCCTTTTTCGAGCAACGTTATATACACTGCTCGAACTGGGTGGCTATTATCAGGATTGGTTCGAGTAGACCGTTTAGCAGAACCGTAAACAGGTATGCCTGATTTACCAGCTCACTCGAAAAATCGACCACTCACTCAAAAGAAGAGAAAGTTCGCCTGCGAATGACGCAACCTAGGCCTGTTTATCAGTACCTTGCCTATAGTCACTACGTGCTCATCTCCATGAACAGGCAACTGATTATCCATACGGCGTTGGCAATTCTCTTTGCGCATTTGCTGCTGTCAGGCCAGGCTTTTTCCCAGAAAAGAAAGCCCTTACCACCCATACAAGGATCAAAAACCCTCGACCCAAACAAGCCACCATTTAGTTTGACGAGCCTTAAAAACCCTACCTTTCAAACGAAAGAGAAATTACTGCTGGACCCCTGCGGAAACCCGGTTATCCTGAAGGGCGTCAATAAATTGTCGGTGTTCGATGATGACGACCCAACAGGCACGAGCTATTTTCCCCAGATTGCAAAAACGGGCGCTAACTGCGTCCGAATTGTTTGGGAAATGAATGCTGCAAACCCACTCACGCGGCTGGACCAGCTTATCAGCAATGCCAGAGCCAGCAATCTTATTCCGATTGTGGGCCTCTGGGATTTTACCGAAACCGACGACGGAGGCTTTAGCCACCTGAATGATTACGTCAATTACTGGAAAAGTCCTGCTGTGGTTAACCTGATCAAAAAACATCAGGCCTACCTGATCGTCAACATTGCCAATGAAGCCGCAACGGGCGACGAAACGAACTCCGCCGATTTGACGACCTATGCCACGGCCTACAAAAGTGCCGTGCTGAAACTTCGAAGCGCGGGCATCAATGTACCCCTGATGATCGACGGTATGGATCGTGGCAAGAGCTTACTCTGCTTTGCGCAGAAAGGACCGGAAATCCTGAACGCCGATCCCAAACACAATCTTATCTTTTCGTTTCACGCCTATTGGCCCAAGACAGATACAGATAGCGACCCAACATTTATTGCCAATGCCTTCGCAAAAGTCAGTTCGCTGCCCATCGTGCTTGTCATTGGCGAACTGGCGGGTTTTGGGGCCGGGCAGGATAACACAAAGTGTGCTGCGCCCGGAACGGTCGACTACCTGCAGTTTGCCCAGCGAGCTGACACGGCCCGCATGGGCTGGATGCTCTGGGAGTGGGGTCCCAAAGGTGACCCCAATTGTGCATCAATGGACATTACTACCGATGGCACGTTCTCGTCTATTCTGACTACGCCCAACACATGGGTGCGTGACCTCGTTCTCGATAAACCGTTTAGCCTGAAAAACACGCAGAAAACGCCCTTCATTACCAGCGGTCTTAAGTCCTGCCCCCGTCCATGAAAGGACACGTTTACATTATCTGCGCCAGTTTACTTTTTTAGGCATTGATTTTCAATACTACAGTTTCTCTACAGATTTAATTATTAATCTTACTTCCCCAAACTATTTAGTAAATAAGTGAATGGATAATATAAAATGAAAAATAGATATTGAAAAATGGTAAGAATCTGATTTCCAGATTACAATCCATTTTTCAATATCTATTTTTCATTTTATATTATCCATTCTTCATTTAATAGACAACTCTTGATCAGCGTATGGAATCTGAGCAGAAACACCACCAAAAGGCGGGTTTTCCCCTTTTGGTGGTAGAAGGTAACAAGGATCATCAACTATTAATTGGCTACTGCTTACGCGCAAAAATCCCTCAGGCGGAACCAATTTTTGCGTCCACGGTTCAGGAAACGCTCTCTTTTTTAGAACTTGCATTTGCCCATCAAAAAACATTCCCTCGTCTGGTCCTTCTCGATTTCTATTTGCCCGATCTGACGGATGGATTGAAATTAATGAATCAGTTACGAACCCGTTATCCGCTTCTTCCTATCATCATTTTAAGCAGTCAACCCGAACAAGGTCTTGTTAACAAAGCCTATCAGTTAGGTGCTAATTCATTTTTAGGCAAACCCAAAAGCCTGGAAGAATGGGAACATATGTTTCAATCCTTACGAGAATACTGGTTCAATACCGTAACCCTATCCAGCTATAGCCTGATAACTTCGGGTGAAGAATAAAGGGTACGACCAAAAAGTCAGGTTAACGTTTCACTTCAGCCGTTGAGGGACCGGATTTCGCTTCGATCAGGCGAACCGGTCCCAGCAGGCCCGATGGCAGCAGGGGCGAATCGGCTTTGTAGAATGGTATGGTAGTAAACGTAATCTTAGTGGTTACGCCGGTCTGAGCATCCCCAATCAGGCGATTGACCCATAAGTTAGTCACCTTGATCTGCACGGTGTTACGACCCGATCTCAAGGCCTCTGTAATATCGATCCGGAACGGTTTCTTCCAGAGCGTCCCTACTTTTTTACCATTCACAACCACCTCGGCAATGTTTTTCACATCGCCCAGATCCAGTATGTACGATGCGTTTTTAGTTACCGCCGGTACATCTAATATGTTATCGTAAGTGGCCGTTCCGGAAAAATACTTGATACCTGGGTCAGCATTTTCGGTTAGGGAAGCAAGCGTCGTCAACGTGGCTTGTTGCGGGGCACCCCTGCCCTCCTGGAAGGTGACTTTCCAGGCATTGGCCACACTACCAACGGGCGATTCGGTCACGGCGGGTTTAGTATATGAGGCTACCGTGGCCTTGTCGCGAAATACAATAAAGTAAGCCTGCCACGACTCGAACTTGAGTGGCACAATGGTCCGCCCGTCTTTGATCTGGTACGATACGGTTTCGATTTTGCCCGTTTCGGGATTCCACAACTCCGGCACTTTGCCCGTTATCCGAAAACTAACCGTGGCTTCGTTGGGGGTCTCACTGCGGTTATCAAGCCAGTAGAGATCGGCCTCAGGGGTTTGGCGGTGTACGTACAGCACCTTCGACTTCGCCCCGCTAATGTCCACATCTTTCGGAATGGTCATTCCCGTTAATACGGCTTCCAGTGGTTTTGACGATACATTCGGATTGCTCCATATCTGGTTTACCAGTGCTGTAAACTCCGATGCATTATCGGTCAGGCTGGGTGAACGTTCGGGTTTAACTCCGGCCACTTTCATACCCGCCTTGACCAGTTCACCCAGCTTTTTGAGCACAGGCAGGGTCATTGTTCTTGCCGTCGAATCCAGCACAAGCAGGCGGTAGGTTTGCCCGCCCGGCGTTACAATTTTGCCTCCGTCAATACGCAGGGCATTTTTCACTACGGTTGCGTTGGCAAAATCGAACTCATAGCCAGCCGGAATGGCAGGTAACTTCTGGGCGAAGGCCTGCGTAATGTTATTGTTCTCGCCGTAATAGTAGAGCACGTCCACAACGGGTTTGCCCTGTTGCAACATATAACAGCTCCGACCCAGATAGCCTGTCCAGGCACTGGCTTGTTCGGCCCAGGTTTCCTGCCGGGTAAAATACTGCCCGAAAGGCCCAAGAGATAGACCAGGTTTTTTATCGTCCAGCGGCTGGTGTACCGACGTATGCACCACAAAGCGGTTCAGTCCCGACGCCATTTCCAGATCGGCGGTGCGTTTGAGTTTTTCGGGGTGCCAGCTAAAGGCATTTTGAACGGAGGTCATCGACTCGGCCGCTACCAGATTTTGCCCGTAGATGTGCGCTACCGAAGCGGCTTCCCGAATATCGGCCTCACTGCGAACTTCCTCGTCTGCTCCATCCGCCAGACTACCTGGCGTCCACATAGCCGACATTGGAATATCGGCTTTCCGCTTCACATCCATGCCATCGGCGAGGTAAATCCGACCATTCTCATGCGATTCGGTGTAGCGTTTCATACCGCGGGCGTGCAGCGCGTCGCCAATAACCTCGTAATGATTTTCGACAATTAGTTCGCCAATAGTCTTCCGAAAATCCCACAGGAATTTCTCACTGGCTTCGGCACTCTGTATAATCCGTCCTGTCAGCACCGGAAGCCAGGGCTTTATGTCGTAGCCACGCCGTTTCAAAAACTCTTCTGGCATGGCCTTTGTCCAGGTCATGTGTCCCGCTTCGTAACTGTCCAGCACCATATATTGCAACCCCTTTTCGCCCATTTGCCCCCCGGTAGCATCTTTATACATGTCCAGATAGGTATCAATGTATTTTCTGACAGCCACTTTGTCGAGCTTATCGACTTCCAGCCCCGTAGCCTCCGGCGAAGCAGGGTGATTTTTCCGACCTGTAATCGAATACCCCAATCGCATCACCACCCAGTCTCCCGTGGGTGCGTTCCAGTTCAACGAACCATCGGCGCTCATTTTGGCGGTTAAATCCACTACATCCTGGGTTGGAATGGCATCGGCACCGGCTTTTATGAGGGAGTGTGTACTTTCCTGCCAGGGAGTGAATCCGGCTTTCTGTTCAAACAAGTCAACACGGTCGGTATTGTATAACACCAGTTCGGCTACGGGAACACCCTGCGGCTTTCCGGGTTCGGCACTACCTCCCATC contains:
- a CDS encoding glycosyl hydrolase; the protein is MKKITFLAWLLPALAFAQPSPLQKGFQVPPNAAKPRVWWHWMNGNITKEGITKDLEWMNRAGIGGFQNFDASLFTPAVTPKKLVFMTPEWKDAFKHTTDLAQKLQLEMAIAGSPGWSVTGGPWVPASDAMKKYVWSETRLKGGQPFSGKLSQPPATTGKFQNVALAPDVLSNSSGEQSSYYADAAVIAYRLPTTEKPVASLNPKITSSGGTFSLPELTDGNLTNANLLPPMEVGQDMWIQYEFDSPQTIKAFTIVGSAAAGELAEFRGMPDNRMLRVSDDGVSFRDVVIIRGSIIPQSTMGILPTTAKYFRFTFKTEKPEGNPFAAMMGGSAEPGKPQGVPVAELVLYNTDRVDLFEQKAGFTPWQESTHSLIKAGADAIPTQDVVDLTAKMSADGSLNWNAPTGDWVVMRLGYSITGRKNHPASPEATGLEVDKLDKVAVRKYIDTYLDMYKDATGGQMGEKGLQYMVLDSYEAGHMTWTKAMPEEFLKRRGYDIKPWLPVLTGRIIQSAEASEKFLWDFRKTIGELIVENHYEVIGDALHARGMKRYTESHENGRIYLADGMDVKRKADIPMSAMWTPGSLADGADEEVRSEADIREAASVAHIYGQNLVAAESMTSVQNAFSWHPEKLKRTADLEMASGLNRFVVHTSVHQPLDDKKPGLSLGPFGQYFTRQETWAEQASAWTGYLGRSCYMLQQGKPVVDVLYYYGENNNITQAFAQKLPAIPAGYEFDFANATVVKNALRIDGGKIVTPGGQTYRLLVLDSTARTMTLPVLKKLGELVKAGMKVAGVKPERSPSLTDNASEFTALVNQIWSNPNVSSKPLEAVLTGMTIPKDVDISGAKSKVLYVHRQTPEADLYWLDNRSETPNEATVSFRITGKVPELWNPETGKIETVSYQIKDGRTIVPLKFESWQAYFIVFRDKATVASYTKPAVTESPVGSVANAWKVTFQEGRGAPQQATLTTLASLTENADPGIKYFSGTATYDNILDVPAVTKNASYILDLGDVKNIAEVVVNGKKVGTLWKKPFRIDITEALRSGRNTVQIKVTNLWVNRLIGDAQTGVTTKITFTTIPFYKADSPLLPSGLLGPVRLIEAKSGPSTAEVKR